The Pseudomonas sp. MM223 genome segment GCGAGGTGTTGATCAGCAACGGTTCGGCCAGCTGGTCGCCAATTTTCTGCCGTGGGTTAAGTGAGGCGTAGGGGCTCTGGAACACCATCTGCACATCGCGGCGCAGTTGCTTGCGCTGCGCTTTGCTGGCGCCTGTCACCTCGGTACCGGCGATTTGCAGCGAGCCGGACGATGGTTCTTCGATCAGGGTCAGGGCGCGGGCCAGGGTCGACTTGCCGCAGCCGGACTCGCCGACCACCGCCAAGGTCTTGCCGGCTTCCAGTTCGAACGACACACCATTCAGTGCGCGGACCAGGGCATGGCCCTTGAACAGCCCGCGGGAGACTTCGTAATGCCGGGTCAGCTCCCGGGCAGATAGAACGACGGCCATCACGCCACCTCCTGGTTCAGCGGGTAGAAGCAACGCACCAGGCTGTGGGCCTGGGGATCAAGGGGCGGGCGTTGGTGACGGCAGTTGTCCTGCACGTACGGGCAGCGCGGCGACAACAGGCAGCCGGCAGGGCGGTCGTAGCGGCCGGGGACGATGCCGGGCAGGGTGGCCAGGCGCTCGGCGCCGATGCTGTGCTCGGGGATGGCTGCCAACAGGGCCTCGCTGTATGGGTGGGCAGGCACGTCGAACAGCTCCGGCACTTGGCCTACTTCCACAGCCTGGCCCGCGTACATCACGCACACACGCCTGGCCGTTTCTGCGACCACAGCGAGGTCGTGGGTGATCAGGATGAGCGCCATGTTGCGCTCCTTCTGCAGGTTGACCAGCAGCTCCATGATCTGTGCCTGGATGGTCACGTCCAGTGCGGTGGTCGGTTCGTCGGCGATCAGCAGCTTGGGCTCGCCGGCAATGGCCATGGCAATCGCCACGCGCTGGCTCATGCCGCCAGACAGCTGATGCGGGTAGGCATCCAGGCGGCTTTCCGCAGCCGGGATCTCGACTTTTTTCAACAGTTCAAGGGCACGCTGGCGCGCGGCCTTGCCCTTCAGGCCCAGGTGCTGGCGCAGCACTTCTTCAATCTGGTAGCCCACGGT includes the following:
- the dppD gene encoding Dipeptide transport ATP-binding protein DppD (*Name dppD), which encodes MSLLQIKNLNVRFGDANAVPVVDGLDLSVEAGEILAIVGESGSGKSVTMMALMGLIDAPGRITADTLSFDGTDMLKLSGRQRRKVVGKDIAMVFQDPMTALNPSYTVGYQIEEVLRQHLGLKGKAARQRALELLKKVEIPAAESRLDAYPHQLSGGMSQRVAIAMAIAGEPKLLIADEPTTALDVTIQAQIMELLVNLQKERNMALILITHDLAVVAETARRVCVMYAGQAVEVGQVPELFDVPAHPYSEALLAAIPEHSIGAERLATLPGIVPGRYDRPAGCLLSPRCPYVQDNCRHQRPPLDPQAHSLVRCFYPLNQEVA